In Trichoderma asperellum chromosome 1, complete sequence, a single window of DNA contains:
- a CDS encoding uncharacterized protein (EggNog:ENOG41): MVSHRKRSKTGGRQNPNAARKTPQKPELQRLPKPPRLTCVSCRSIGVRCNGDRPCSHCEGWLKSDCVYEDPMTSYPTIYKVKGKNVPQQSNQHKVHGNDDTNKAIDRASGPNTHKSGEPDEQGFRKQLDKLNEAHFLRSKASCPGELCSSPLSQNAPPPTGVDAWASTNATCTLQPASTGVLESMDPLPMTDDSSEPTVTSAMMPQPPSAFPPSNNDPSTVGLDSPPASLPLASLPPPLPPPPPLINNACQPKLLGEVKQTCSRPSSVERGEEEIPNVPKYACHLIDKNTGSLKQDQKVAVVGMLRQLRSALKDVKAADKKPHKPIMPPYELSLYLLRVYHREVCYLFPFICFSTFMRAYRSLNSDDGAATGHFTSALFGLGGSGEESSTHPLMFRCALFTMLSHAARFSQMKEKDRTFLSRAFWECACAHLTPALVKENSLAAVQTFLIIAVSFNSTRFSGDERRIPIEIAHRLAQHMRLDDVNDGVMRSPEEKETRMKAWYGCVMMTSFVQTAVNFRLPLSSRTGTKALESADQTPPDIIPFSFFTGCVARCEELEKILKNMPKARSHIFPKEFSSRYSHGLAELLEMFAKFLSVLPVALDWTTMGIPSLEVDAIESVDTQKVNLEAADLQIPGLEILDSNTADSQTIDSQAENSQAAACNTRSDYPYRTNFMFIRSMLFSPIFMEAGIQECLASGEDISTLNTVAEQKARFCAIQCLKNAIHLLNYMHKRSMPRARSREPWWWDPYHVGTVGLIIIMAQTSESLWTSFDVTLLKQAWKYCQELLIFDRTNSSFKRDVVEFLWKVNGGISKGRVLANEYFMIPEPPSATERGDKAGFRTWTFDVDPSRLEADGIIRIPYSVAQNSQTLPDEDYMDIEISPRTRVEDVLVMPQASADWSNQAGTALRAETAAMSVSNAFNGRPSLTASVDTDFSFTPGADLDFAFTPGMMDMDFALDPNADSSFAQPNSSSGTPFSPSRWDTGRSCHRTASASAPSSLMPFSQAQWTACYDPTTAPASSMPFSRPSWTAGMAYSQPRQAPGMPSGAPPLKVMHFNPTMSSDQRQPTFSRDTPNTPSQPPVGYTSSASAAFHGGNIFLNGLTR, from the exons ATGGTATCACATAGGAAGAGGTCAAAGACCGGCGGCCGCCAGAACCCCAATGCTGCTCGCAAAACTCCGCAAAAGCCcgagctgcagcggctgcccAAGCCTCCTCGTCTCACCTGTGTAAGTTGTCGCAGTATCGGAGTGCGGTGCAACGGCGATAGGCCATGCTCCCACTGTGAGGGATGGCTGAAGTCGGATTGTGTCTATGAAGACCCGATGACTAGTTATCCAACCATATACAA AGTGAAGGGGAAAAACGTACCTCAACAGTCCAATCAGCACAAGGTACATGGCAACGACGACACCAACAAAGCCATCGATCGGGCCTCTGGCCCGAACACACATAAATCTGGAGAGCCTGACGAACAAGGATTCAGAAAACAGCTGGACAAGTTGAACGAAGCACACTTTCTCCGTTCAAAGGCATCATGCCCTGGGGAGTTATGTTCGAGCCCTTTGAGCCAGAATGCTCCACCACCGACAGGTGTAGATGCTTGGGCATCGACAAacgctacatgtactcttcAACCAGCCAGCACGGGTGTTTTGGAATCAATGGATCCTCTTCCGATGACAGACGATTCTTCGGAGCCGACAGTTACTTCGGCCATGATGCCACAACCGCCATCTGCTTTTCCCCCGAGTAATAATGATCCTTCTACTGTGGGCCTTGATTCTCCTCCTGCGTCTTTACCTCTtgcttctctccctcctcctctccctcctcctcctcctcttatAAACAATGCCTGCCAGCCAAAGTTGCTTGGAGAAGTAAAGCAAACATGTTCTCGCCCGTCGTCTGTCGAAAgaggggaggaagagattCCCAATGTGCCAAAATATGCGTGTCATTTGATTGACAAGAACACTGGATCCCTCAAACAAGATCAAAAGGTTGCAGTTGTCGGCATGTTGAGACAACTTCGCTCGGCCCTCAAGGATGTCAAGGCAGCAGACAAAAAACCGCACAAGCCCATCATGCCCCCGTACGAGCTGAGTCTCTATCTTCTACGAGTCTACCACAGAGAAGTCTGCTACTTGTTTCCGTTTATCTGCTTCTCGACCTTTATGCGCGCTTATCGCAGCTTGAATAGTGATGATGGCGCCGCCACCGGGCATTTCACGTCCGCCTTGTTTGGCCTCGGAGGCTCAGGGGAGGAGTCGAGCACTCACCCACTCATGTTTCGCTGCGCCCTCTTTACGATGCTGTCCCATGCGGCCAGGTTCTCCCAgatgaaggaaaaggatagAACGTTCCTTTCGCGCGCGTTTTGGGAATGCGCCTGTGCACATCTCACCCCGGCTCTTGTCAAGGAAAACAGCCTGGCTGCCGTGCAAACTtttctcatcatcgccgtgTCCTTTAACAGCACTCGTTTCTCAGGGGATGAACGCAGGATTCCCATTGAAATCGCACATCGCCTTGCACAACACATGAGGCTGGATGATGTCAACGATGGGGTTATGAGGTCTcctgaagaaaaggagacaCGCATGAAGGCATGGTACGGATGTGTTATGATGACTTC GTTCGTTCAAACTGCCGTCAACTTTCGTTTACCGCTGTCTTCTAGGACTGGTACCAAGGCTCTTGAATCTGCAGATCAAACACCCCCTGACATTATACCCTTTAGCTTCTTCACCGGCTGTGTTGCTCGCTgtgaggagctggagaagatccTCAAGAATATGCCCAAGGCCCGCAGCCACATCTTTCCCAAAGAATTCAGCAGTCGCTATTCCCATGGTCTTGCTGAGTTGCTCGAGATGTTTGCCAAGTTCCTGTCCGTGCTGCCGGTGGCACTCGATTGGACTACCATGGGAATACCCTCGTTAGAGGTTGACGCCATTGAGTCTGTCGACACGCAAAAGGTAAACTTGGAAGCGGCAGACTTGCAAATACCAGGTTTGGAAATCTTAGACTCCAACACTGCAGACTCTCAAACCATAGACTCACAGGCAGAAAACTCACAGGCCGCGGCTTGTAATACTAGGTCAGATTACCCCTATAGAACAAA CTTCATGTTCATTCGTTCCATGCTCTTTAGCCCAATCTTCATGGAGGCGGGCATACAAGAATGCCTTGCATCCGGTGAAGACATCTCTACGCTGAACACTGTAGCGGAGCAAAAGGCTAGATTTTGTGCTATACAGTGCCTTAAAAATGCGATCCATTTACTCAATTATATGCACAAAAGAAGTATGCCCAGGGCACGCAGTCGGGAGCCGTGGTGGTGGGATCCATACC ACGTGGGCACTGTgggcctcatcatcatcatggcccaAACGTCCGAATCTCTGTGGACTTCCTTTGACGTGACTCTTCTCAAGCAGGCTTGGAAGTACTGCCAGGAACTGCTTATTTTTGACAgaaccaacagcagcttcaagcGAGACGTTGTTGAGTTCTTGTGGAAGGTCAATGGCGGCATTAGCAAGGGCCGCGTCTTGGCCAACGAGTACTTTATGATCCCAGAGCCTCCATCCGCGACAGAGAGAGGAGACAAGGCTGGTTTCAGGACCTGGACTTTTGACGTGGATCCTTCGCGCCTGGAAGCCGATGGCATCATCAGAATTCCATACTCCGTGGCCCAGAACTCCCAAACTCTGCCGGATGAGGATTACATGGACATAGAGATCAGTCCACGCACGAGGGTTGAGGATGTGCTCGTCATGCCCCAAGCATCAGCGGATTGGAGCAATCAGGCTGGTACGGCCCTTCGTGCGGAGACGGCGGCGATGAGCGTCTCCAATGCTTTCAATGGCCGGCCGTCTTTGACTGCCAGCGTGGATACGGACTTTTCGTTTACCCCGGGCGCGGATTTGGACTTTGCCTTCACTCCAGGCATGATGGACATGGATTTCGCCTTGGATCCAAACGCGGATAGCAGCTTTGCTCAGCCGAACTCGTCTTCCGGCACGCCCTTTAGCCCATCAAGATGGGATACAGGTAGGAGCTGCCATAGAACGGCGTCGGCATCGGCCCCCAGCTCCTTGATGCCCTTCTCCCAGGCCCAGTGGACTGCTTGCTATGATCCGACGACGGCACCAGCCTCAAGCATGCCGTTCAGCCGGCCGTCATGGACTGCTGGCATGGCATATAGCCAACCAAGACAGGCTCCTGGCATGCCCTCTGGCGCTCCTCCTTTGAAAGTTATGCATTTCAACCCGACCATGTCTTCCGATCAAAGACAGCCGACGTTTAGTAGGGACACTCCCAACACTCCCAGCCAACCACCTGTGGGCTACACCTCCTCTGCCAGTGCTGCTTTTCATGGCGGAAACATATTCCTGAATGGACTCACGAGATGA
- a CDS encoding uncharacterized protein (TransMembrane:1 (o15-38i)~EggNog:ENOG41), whose product MDASVKPRLSIGEKIQLMGILLFVSPYSLMLDLTRLLLYAFQNGLSLRYYAGCALFRTLFSTLEGRFAQTILPSTEEAYRAWIQQKERLTKDPLLKERLRCDIQPLDDGHSSILWVGNRHKARKIVLYLHGGGFRLPSVAGHFECVWNSYVLSG is encoded by the exons ATG GATGCCTCCGTGAAACCTCGCCTCTCCATTGGCGAAAAGATACAGTTGATGGGGATTTTGCTATTTGTCA GCCCCTATTCGCTCATGCTCGATCTCACCCGCCTGCTATTATACGCCTTCCAGAATGGACTGAGTCTTCGATACTATGCAGGCTGCGCCTTGTTCAGGACCTTGTTTAGCACGCTTGAAGGCCGTTTTGCTCAAACAATACTTCCGTCTACGGAAGAAGCTTATAGGGCATGGATccagcaaaaagagagacttaCCAAGGACCCATTGCTTAAAGAGCGGCTCCGGTGCGACATACAGCCTCTTGACGATGGCCATTCGAGCATCCTGTGGGTTGGAAACCGCCACAAGGCCCGCAAGATAGTGCTGTACCTCCACGGCGGAGGTTTCAGGTTGCCGAGCGTAGCTGGCCATTTCGAATGTGTCTGGAACTCATACGTGCTCTCGGGGTAG
- a CDS encoding uncharacterized protein (EggNog:ENOG41~TransMembrane:11 (i53-71o91-114i126-147o153-173i193-216o228-248i269-288o320-339i346-366o372-390i441-461o)), with protein sequence MTMSNVLFKKEYPAQYTSVVSTRVSNSLLVGAILGQLCIGLTCDYLGRKTAIVLTTLLIVLGGILATAAHGVTPLGMFWMLTVARGIVGFGVGGEYPAASTSSSEAANERVLEKRGTVFILVTNLPLSLGGPLAVSIFLIVLSAAGEDHLSTVWRVCFGIGILLPLSVFYFRVKMVTSKLYRKSAIRRRVPYGLALRYYWKTLIGTCGAWFLYDFVTFPNGVFSGTIISSVVDTHGDTLRSTAEWQLLLGAIALPGVFLGAVLCDKVGRKNIMMLGFSGYLIFGLIIGCAYDKITKIIPLFVVFYGLMQSSGNFGPGDMLGLLSSESYATSVRGTFYGLSAALGKTGAAVGTQAFTPIQNNLGKRWTFIIAAICGVVGVLVTYFFVPNVTGEDLAVQDEKFKAYLIEHGWEGEMGVNDDKDVAAVEEDEEVAASSLNVGEKGVRV encoded by the exons ATGACAATGAGTAATGTTCTTTTTAAGAAAGAATATCCTGCTCAGTATACATCTGTCGTTAGTACTCGCGTATCCAACAGTTTGCTCGTAGGGGCCATTTTGGGCCAACTCTGTATCGGCCTCACATGCGACTATCTTGGGCGAAAGACGGCAATCGTACTCACCACGCTATTGATTGTTCTCGGAGGCATCTTGGCCACTGCTGCTCACGGAGTCACTCCTTTGGGGATGTTCTGGATGCTGACAGTTGCACGAGGCATTGTGGGATTTGGTGTTG GCGGCGAGTATCCGGCTGCAAGCACATCATCCTCCGAAGCTGCAAACGAAAGAGTCCTGGAAAAGCGCGGCACAGTCTTTATACTTGTAACGAACCTACCTCTCAGCCTCGGCGGTCCCCTGGCTGTGTCCATCTTCCTGATTGTGCTTTCGGCCGCTGGCGAGGATCATCTGTCGACAGTATGGCGAGTATGCTTCGGCATTGGCATCCTGCTTCCGTTGTCCGTCTTCTACTTCCGAGTCAAGATGGTCACGTCCAAGCTGTACCGCAAGAGTGCCATCCGGCGCCGTGTGCCCTACGGCCTTGCCCTCCGCTACTACTGGAAGACGCTGATTGGCACTTGCGGTGCCTGGTTCCTCTACGACTTTGTCACTTTTCCCAACGGAGTCTTCTCCGGCACCATCATCTCGTCCGTGGTGGACACGCATGGAGACACGCTACGAAGCACGGCTGAGTGGCAGCTCTTGCTGGGGGCCATTGCTCTGCCCGGCGTCTTTCTCGGCGCGGTGCTTTGCGATAAAGTAGGGAGAAAAAACATCATGATGCTTGGCTTCTCCGGCTACCTCATCTTTGGCCTCATCATCGGCTGTGCCTACGACAAGATTACCAAGATCATTCCCCTCTTTGTGGTCTTTTACGGCCTAATGCAGAGCTCTGGAAACTTCGGGCCCGGAGATATGCTGGGCCTTTTGAGTTCGGAAAGTTATGCTACGAGTGTAAGAGGAACATTTTACGGCCTCAGCGCAGCTCTGGGAAAGACTGGTGCCGCCGTGGGAACGCAGGCCTTTACTCCTATCCAGAACAACTTGGGCAAGCGGTGGAccttcatcatcgccgccatctgTGGCGTTGTCGGCGTCTTGGTCACCTACTTCTTTGTGCCCAATGTCACTGGCGAAGACTTGGCCGTGCAAGACGAAAAGTTCAAGGCCTATCTGATCGAGCATGGGTGGGAGGGCGAGATGGGCGTGAATGACGATAAAGATGTAGCCGCTgtggaggaagacgaggaagtgGCCGCCTCCTCACTCAACGTCGGCGAAAAAGGCGTCAGGGTATAG
- a CDS encoding uncharacterized protein (EggNog:ENOG41~TransMembrane:3 (o69-89i101-118o138-157i)), translating to MHKYCSFGATFNAKREDAVLRRDSRIPPRITSLFYHEYLSIHKIMFSSREGVTIDSIAAPLSRLLLNPILTVPTALALSLSSSSIHSWVSSNPSGTRIQTLTSLFAVASVALSLNSYLDRQFANNWVSDKTWNWDEEIVVVTGGSGGIGASICKGLLARNSRTRIVVVDYAPLGWKPEQEGVRLSYYHCDLSDTSALRATCERIRNEVGHPTVLFNNAGLVRGASVMEGSYGDVEATVRTNLIAPMLLVKEFIPEMVKRDHGHILHTGSLSCVTPPALVADYSATKAGLVAMHESLQLELKTVYKAPRVRLTMGIFCFIRTPLIAGDMNVPNFLLPLLHVDSVGESLVNAAYSGYGSTIYMPSIVNRLAAILRAGPEWIFRLVREGTAAFRIDFRGRHQVDAVTGKLLKA from the exons ATGCATAAATACTGCAGCTTTGGCGCAACATTCAATgcgaagagagaagatgcagTGTTGCGCCGAGACAGTCGTATCCCCCCTCGCATAACAAGCCTCTTCTACCACGAATATCTATCTATACACAAAATCATGTTTTCGTCAAGGGAGGGAGTGACTATCGACTCCATAGCCGCTCCTCTGAGCCGCTTGCTACTCAATCCTATCCTCACAGTGCCCACAGCCCTGGCCCTGTCCTTGTCGAGCTCGAGCATCCACTCTTGGGTGTCGTCCAACCCCAGCGGGACTCGAATTCAGACGCTGACCTCTCTCTTCGCAGTAGCAAGCGTAGCGCTGTCCCTCAACTCATATCTAGACAGGCAGTTTGCCAACAACTGGGTATCAGACAAGACATGGAACTGGGACGAGGAGATTGTTGTTGTCACGggaggcagcggcggcattgGCGCCAGCATATGCAAGGGCCTTCTCGCTCGAAATTCTCGCACCCGAATCGTGGTCGTCGACTACGCTCCACTCGGCTGGAAACCTGAGCAGGAGGGCGTCCGACTGTCGTACTACCATTGCGACTTGAGTGACACAAGTGCCTTGAGAGCCACATGTGAGCGCATCCGAAACGAGGTCGGCCATCCGACGGTGTTATTCAACAACGCCGGCCTGGTCCGCGGGGCGAGCGTCATGGAAGGGTCGTACGGCGATGTCGAGGCAACAGTGAGGACGAATCTGATCGCGCCGATGCTGCTCGTCAAGGAGTTTATCCCAGAGATGGTTAAGCGTGACCATGGCCATATTCTGCACACGGGAAGTCTGAGCTGCGTAACACCGCCAGCCCTAGTTGCAGACTATTCAGCTACAAAGGCCGGATTGGTGGCCATGCATGAG TCTCTGCAGTTGGAACTCAAAACGGTTTACAAGGCTCCACGTGTGCGCCTTACCATGGGAATCTTTTGCTTTATCCGCACGCCGCTCATCGCCGGAGACATGAACGTTCCAAACTTCCTGTTGCCACTGCTCCATGTTGACAGCGTCGGCGAGTCCTTGGTAAATGCCGCGTACAGCGGCTATGGATCCACCATCTACATGCCCAGCATTGTCAACAGACTCGCAGCAATATTG AGAGCTGGTCCCGAATGGATCTTCCGGCTTGTACGAGAAGGCACGGCCGCGTTCCGAATAGATTTCCGGGGCCGGCACCAAGTCGATGCAGTGACTGGCAAGCTCCTAAAGGCGTAA
- a CDS encoding uncharacterized protein (TransMembrane:2 (o226-249i516-534o)) — protein MSEKATYSQFACIGTGFSGIALGCTIKRWYGITDIRLFEKKSDLGGTWLANQYPGCACDVPSLLYSFSFAPNPKWSKILPSHQEVWQYLDDVATQYGLREKMSFNSCVERCEWIEQSGRWRITGRNTISDTSFVHECQFLFSGSGLLVYPRKPDLPNIENFDGPVFHAAEWRHDVDLTNKKVALIGNGCSASQIVPNIKDQAKHVTQFVRTKHWIIPPVQVPNVKLFQWMFMHIPGFLKLTRFLFFVILENEMRGFYMTKAAAAVRRSNTAEAVRYIKKKAPEKYYDKLIPDFEMGCKRRIYDPNYLTSLHSENVTLRDDAIEEVTPTGIRSKDGYTDIDVIVFASGYETNSFCTNIDIVGRQGVTAEEHWKSLGGPGAYNTTSLSGFPNLFLILGPNSATGHTSTIMAVENSINYALRLIKPILQGKAMAVDVSLDAEKQYIDQIQTDLQQTVWLSGGCNNWYNRAQDGSRHNGMSYPYSQPYFWYRCLFPIYKDFQYDPPKNKSPPRGNIWREAVRYSILAAASLSGLSLIMSSTKSGWDFPRSVEFLKAQVGVLQNSLVEYVKQ, from the exons ATGTCGGAAAAAGCCACATACAGCCAGTTCGCCTGTATTGGCACAGGATTCTCTGGCATAGCACTGGGGTGCACCATTAAGCGGTGGTATGGGATCACCGACATTCGCCTCTTCGAAAAGAAGAGCGATTTGGGAGGCACATGGCTTGCCAATCAGTATCCAG GATGTGCCTGCGATGTTCCCAGCTTGCTCTACAGCTTCTCTTTTGCTCCTAATCCCAAGTGGAGTAAAATCCTGCCGTCCCACCAAGAGGTCTGGCAGTATCTCGACGATGTAGCGACGCAATATGGCCTCCGCGAGAAGATGAGCTTCAACTCTTGCGTAGAGAGGTGCGAATGGATCGAGCAGTCAGGACGATGGCGCATCACGGGCAGAAACACCATCTCCGACACTTCTTTTGTGCACGAGTGTCAGTTCCTCTTTAGCGGCTCGGGCCTCTTGGTATATCCTCGCAAGCCAGATCTCCCAAACATTGAAAACTTCGACGGCCCTGTATTCCACGCTGCCGAGTGGCGGCACGATGTTGACCTGACAAACAAGAAAGTCGCCCTCATCGGCAATGGCTGCTCAGCTTCACAAATTGTACCCAACATCAAGGATCAGGCAAAGCATGTGACGCAGTTTGTGCGCACCAAACACTGGATTATTCCTCCCGTCCAGGTACCCAACGTGAAGCTATTCCAGTGGATGTTTATGCATATACCAGGGTTTCTCAAACTCActcgcttcctcttctttgtgATTTTGGAAAACGAGATGAGGGGTTTCTACATGACCAAGGCGGCGGCTGCGGTTCGTCGTTCCAATACAGCCGAAGCCGTGcgatatataaagaaaaaggctccCGAAAAGTACTACGATAAGCTGATTCCCGATTTCGAGATGGGTTGCAAGCGACGCATTTACGATCCAAACTATCTGACCAGCCTGCACTCGGAGAATGTCACCCTTCGGGACGACGCAATCGAGGAAGTGACACCAACGGGGATTCGCTCCAAGGATGGCTATACCGATATTGACGTTATCGTGTTCGCCAGTGGCTATGAAACAAACAGCTTTTGCACAAATATTGACATTGTCGGCCGGCAAGGCGTGACGGCAGAGGAGCACTGGAAATCTCTAGGCGGGCCAGGGGCGTACAACACTACGTCTCTCAGCGGCTTCCCAAATCTCTTTCTGATACTCG GACCAAACAGCGCCACAGGCCACACGTCGACAATCATGGCTGTTGAAAACTCCATCAACTACGCTCTCCGGCTGATCAAGCCCATCCTTCAAGGCAAAGCTATGGCTGTAGATGTCAGTCTCGACGCAGAGAAACAGTACATTGACCAGATCCAGACCGACCTCCAACAAACCGTCTGGCTTTCCGGCGGGTGCAACAACTGGTATAACAGGGCTCAGGATGGATCCAGGCATAATGGGATGTCATATCCCTACTCACAGCCCTACTTCTGGTACCGATGTCTATTCCCGATATACAAGGATTTTCAATACGAT CCTCCGAAGAATAAGAGTCCACCTCGCGGAAACATTTGGAGGGAAGCGGTCCGATATTCAATCTTGGCCGCCGCGTCCCTGTCGGGCTTGAGCTTGATCATGTCTAGCACAAAGTCTGGCTGGGATTTTCCAAGGTCTGTGGAATTCCTGAAAGCCCAGGTAGGCGTGCTGCAAAATAGCCTCGTGGAATACGTCAAACAATAG
- a CDS encoding uncharacterized protein (EggNog:ENOG41~TransMembrane:10 (o20-39i51-72o78-98i118-141o153-173i194-213o245-264i271-291o297-315i366-386o)) yields MPNMTAELGQAEKSPVAVLTQGGSNSLKGADGDGDAAAVVAVADERIKKRQSLSAIFTIIAAGAALISDGYQNNLMTMSNVLFKKEYPAQYTSVVSTRVSNSLLVGAILGQLCIGLTCDYLGRKTAIVLTTLLIVLGGILATAAHGVTPLGMFWMLTVARGIVGFGVGGEYPAASTSSSEAANERVLEKRGTVFILVTNLPLSLGGPLAVSIFLIVLSAAGEDHLSTVWRVCFGIGILLPLSVFYFRVKMVTSKLYRKSAIRRRVPYGLALRYYWKTLIGTCGAWFLYDFVTFPNGVFSGTIISSVVDTHGDTLRSTAEWQLLLGAIALPGVFLGAVLCDKVGRKNIMMLGFSGYLIFGLIIGCAYDKITKIIPLFVVFYGLMQSSGNFGPGDMLGLLSSESYATSVRGTFYGLSAALGKTGAAVGTQAFTPIQNNLGKRWTFIIAAICGVVGVLVTYFFVPNVTGEDLAVQDEKFKAYLIEHGWEGEMGVNDDKDVAAVEEDEEVAASSLNVGEKGVRV; encoded by the exons ATGCCCAATATGACTGCCGAGCTTGGCCAAGCTGAAAAGTCGCCCGTTGCGGTGCTAACGCAGGGAGGTAGCAACAGCCTCAAGGGtgcagatggagatggagatgctgctgctgttgttgctgtcgCCGATGAGAGAATCAAGAAGCGCCAGTCGCTGTCTGCTATCTTTACCATT ATCGCAGCCGGTGCTGCTCTAATCTCAGATGGAT ATCAAAACAACTTAATGACAATGAGTAATGTTCTTTTTAAGAAAGAATATCCTGCTCAGTATACATCTGTCGTTAGTACTCGCGTATCCAACAGTTTGCTCGTAGGGGCCATTTTGGGCCAACTCTGTATCGGCCTCACATGCGACTATCTTGGGCGAAAGACGGCAATCGTACTCACCACGCTATTGATTGTTCTCGGAGGCATCTTGGCCACTGCTGCTCACGGAGTCACTCCTTTGGGGATGTTCTGGATGCTGACAGTTGCACGAGGCATTGTGGGATTTGGTGTTG GCGGCGAGTATCCGGCTGCAAGCACATCATCCTCCGAAGCTGCAAACGAAAGAGTCCTGGAAAAGCGCGGCACAGTCTTTATACTTGTAACGAACCTACCTCTCAGCCTCGGCGGTCCCCTGGCTGTGTCCATCTTCCTGATTGTGCTTTCGGCCGCTGGCGAGGATCATCTGTCGACAGTATGGCGAGTATGCTTCGGCATTGGCATCCTGCTTCCGTTGTCCGTCTTCTACTTCCGAGTCAAGATGGTCACGTCCAAGCTGTACCGCAAGAGTGCCATCCGGCGCCGTGTGCCCTACGGCCTTGCCCTCCGCTACTACTGGAAGACGCTGATTGGCACTTGCGGTGCCTGGTTCCTCTACGACTTTGTCACTTTTCCCAACGGAGTCTTCTCCGGCACCATCATCTCGTCCGTGGTGGACACGCATGGAGACACGCTACGAAGCACGGCTGAGTGGCAGCTCTTGCTGGGGGCCATTGCTCTGCCCGGCGTCTTTCTCGGCGCGGTGCTTTGCGATAAAGTAGGGAGAAAAAACATCATGATGCTTGGCTTCTCCGGCTACCTCATCTTTGGCCTCATCATCGGCTGTGCCTACGACAAGATTACCAAGATCATTCCCCTCTTTGTGGTCTTTTACGGCCTAATGCAGAGCTCTGGAAACTTCGGGCCCGGAGATATGCTGGGCCTTTTGAGTTCGGAAAGTTATGCTACGAGTGTAAGAGGAACATTTTACGGCCTCAGCGCAGCTCTGGGAAAGACTGGTGCCGCCGTGGGAACGCAGGCCTTTACTCCTATCCAGAACAACTTGGGCAAGCGGTGGAccttcatcatcgccgccatctgTGGCGTTGTCGGCGTCTTGGTCACCTACTTCTTTGTGCCCAATGTCACTGGCGAAGACTTGGCCGTGCAAGACGAAAAGTTCAAGGCCTATCTGATCGAGCATGGGTGGGAGGGCGAGATGGGCGTGAATGACGATAAAGATGTAGCCGCTgtggaggaagacgaggaagtgGCCGCCTCCTCACTCAACGTCGGCGAAAAAGGCGTCAGGGTATAG